Proteins from a genomic interval of Helicobacter pylori Shi112:
- the infA gene encoding translation initiation factor IF-1, which yields MARDDVIEVDGKVIEALPNATFKVELDNKHVVLCRISGKMRMHYIRIALGDRVKLELTPYSLDKGRITFRYK from the coding sequence ATGGCAAGAGATGATGTTATAGAAGTGGATGGGAAAGTGATTGAGGCGTTGCCTAACGCCACTTTTAAGGTGGAATTAGACAATAAGCATGTGGTGTTGTGCCGTATTTCTGGAAAGATGCGCATGCACTATATTAGGATTGCTTTAGGCGATAGGGTCAAGCTAGAGCTTACGCCCTATAGCTTAGACAAGGGTCGGATAACTTTTAGATATAAATGA
- the map gene encoding type I methionyl aminopeptidase codes for MAISIKSPKEIKALRKAGELTAQALALLEREVRPGVSLLELDKMAEDFIKSSHARPAFKGLYGFPNSVCMSLNEVVIHGIPTDYVLQEGDIIGLDLGVEVDGYYGDSALTLPIGAISLQDEKLLACSKESLMHAINSIRVGMHFKELSQILEGAIAERGFVPLKGFCGHGIGKKPHEEPEIPNYLEKGVKPNSGPKIKEGMVFCLEPMVCQKQGEPKILADKWSVVSVDGLNTSHHEHTIAIIGNKAVILTER; via the coding sequence ATGGCGATCTCTATTAAAAGCCCAAAAGAAATCAAAGCTCTAAGAAAAGCCGGGGAATTGACCGCTCAAGCGTTAGCCCTTTTAGAGCGAGAAGTGAGGCCTGGGGTTTCACTTTTAGAGCTGGATAAAATGGCTGAAGATTTTATCAAATCCTCCCATGCCAGGCCGGCTTTTAAGGGGCTGTATGGATTCCCCAACTCTGTGTGCATGTCCTTAAATGAAGTGGTTATTCATGGCATTCCTACGGATTATGTTTTACAAGAAGGGGATATTATAGGTTTGGATTTGGGGGTGGAGGTGGATGGCTATTATGGCGATTCGGCCCTCACGCTTCCTATAGGTGCAATAAGCTTGCAAGATGAAAAATTGCTCGCTTGCTCCAAAGAGAGCTTGATGCATGCCATTAATTCAATTAGAGTGGGCATGCATTTTAAGGAGTTGAGTCAGATTTTAGAGGGCGCTATTGCAGAAAGGGGCTTTGTGCCTTTGAAGGGATTTTGCGGGCATGGCATTGGTAAAAAACCCCATGAAGAACCAGAAATCCCCAACTACCTAGAAAAAGGCGTTAAACCTAATAGCGGCCCTAAAATCAAAGAGGGCATGGTGTTTTGCTTAGAGCCTATGGTGTGTCAAAAACAAGGCGAGCCTAAAATACTAGCGGATAAGTGGAGCGTGGTTTCAGTGGATGGGCTTAACACAAGCCACCATGAGCATACTATCGCCATAATTGGCAATAAAGCAGTGATTCTTACGGAGCGTTAA
- the secY gene encoding preprotein translocase subunit SecY produces the protein MNKAIASKILITLGFLFLYRVLAYIPIPGVDLAAIKAFFDSNSNNALGLFNMFSGNAVSRLSIISLGIMPYITSSIIMELLSATFPNLAKMKKERDGMQKYMQIVRYLTILITLIQAVSVSVGLRSISGGVNGAIMIDMQVFMIVSAFSMLTGTMLLMWIGEQITQRGVGNGISLIIFAGIVSGIPSAISGTFNLVNTGVINILMLIGIVLIVLATIFAIIYVELAERRIPISYARKVVMQNQNKRIMNYIPIKLNLSGVIPPIFASALLVFPSTILQQATSNKTLQAIADFLSPQGYAYNILMFLLIIFFAYFYSSIVFNSKDIADNLRRNGGYIPGLRPGEGTSSFLNSVASKLTLWGSLYLALISTVPWILVKAMGVPFYFGGTAVLIVVQVAIDTMKKIEAQIYMSKYKTLSAVGF, from the coding sequence ATGAATAAAGCTATTGCTAGTAAGATACTCATCACTTTGGGTTTTTTATTTCTCTACAGAGTCTTAGCTTATATCCCCATTCCTGGCGTAGATTTAGCAGCGATCAAGGCTTTTTTTGACAGCAATTCCAACAACGCTTTGGGGTTGTTTAACATGTTTAGCGGGAATGCGGTTTCTCGCTTGAGCATCATCTCTTTGGGTATCATGCCCTATATCACTTCTTCAATTATCATGGAGCTTTTGAGCGCGACTTTCCCCAACTTGGCTAAAATGAAAAAAGAGCGAGACGGCATGCAAAAATACATGCAAATTGTGCGCTATCTAACCATTTTAATCACCCTAATCCAAGCGGTGAGCGTTTCAGTGGGCTTAAGGAGCATTAGTGGGGGAGTTAATGGAGCGATCATGATTGATATGCAAGTCTTTATGATCGTTTCAGCGTTTTCTATGCTTACAGGGACGATGCTGCTCATGTGGATAGGGGAGCAAATCACGCAAAGGGGCGTGGGGAATGGGATCAGTCTCATTATTTTTGCCGGGATTGTTTCAGGGATCCCATCGGCTATTTCAGGCACATTCAACTTGGTCAATACAGGTGTTATTAATATCTTAATGCTCATTGGTATTGTGCTGATTGTTTTAGCGACTATTTTTGCGATTATCTATGTGGAATTAGCCGAGCGCAGGATCCCTATTTCCTATGCACGTAAAGTGGTGATGCAAAACCAAAACAAGCGCATCATGAATTACATTCCTATTAAGTTGAATTTAAGCGGGGTGATCCCCCCTATTTTCGCTTCAGCTTTGCTCGTGTTCCCTTCTACGATTTTGCAGCAAGCCACAAGCAATAAAACCTTGCAAGCGATTGCGGATTTTTTAAGCCCGCAAGGGTATGCGTATAATATTTTGATGTTCTTGCTCATTATCTTTTTTGCTTACTTTTATTCTTCTATCGTGTTCAATTCTAAGGATATTGCGGATAATTTAAGGCGTAATGGCGGGTATATTCCAGGGCTTAGGCCTGGGGAGGGGACTTCATCGTTTTTAAATTCTGTAGCGAGTAAGCTCACTTTGTGGGGTTCATTGTATTTAGCGCTCATCTCTACCGTGCCTTGGATTTTGGTTAAGGCTATGGGCGTGCCTTTTTACTTTGGAGGCACGGCGGTGCTGATTGTGGTTCAGGTCGCTATTGACACCATGAAAAAGATTGAAGCGCAAATTTATATGAGCAAGTATAAAACTTTAAGCGCGGTAGGCTTTTAA
- the rplO gene encoding 50S ribosomal protein L15 produces the protein MGLENLKPAKGSVKKIKRVGRGQGSGMGKTATRGGKGQTARTGYKAKRGFEGGQQPLQRRLPKIGFRTKDSHIYSINVEKNEAIKDLEEITFSSLRALCHFPLYIEGVKLIGKDAKNLASKIKDERIKTSGQK, from the coding sequence ATGGGATTAGAAAATTTAAAACCGGCTAAAGGTAGCGTTAAAAAAATCAAACGAGTGGGCCGTGGTCAAGGAAGCGGCATGGGAAAGACGGCCACAAGGGGCGGTAAAGGCCAAACCGCAAGGACAGGTTATAAGGCTAAAAGAGGCTTTGAAGGGGGGCAACAACCCTTACAACGCCGTTTGCCTAAAATAGGTTTTAGGACTAAAGATTCTCATATCTATTCTATCAATGTAGAAAAGAATGAAGCGATTAAGGATTTAGAAGAAATCACTTTTTCAAGCTTGCGCGCTTTGTGCCATTTCCCCCTTTATATTGAAGGCGTGAAATTGATTGGTAAAGACGCTAAAAACCTGGCTTCTAAAATTAAAGATGAGAGAATCAAAACAAGCGGGCAGAAGTAA
- the rpsE gene encoding 30S ribosomal protein S5, protein MEEINREEFQEVVVNIGRVTKVVKGGRRFRFNALVVVGNKNGLVGFGLGKAKEVPDAIKKAVDDAFKNLIHVTIKGTTIAHDIEHKYNASRILLKPASEGTGVIAGGSTRPIVELAGIKDILTKSLGSNNPYNVVRATFDALAKIKA, encoded by the coding sequence ATGGAAGAGATTAACAGAGAAGAGTTTCAAGAAGTCGTTGTGAATATTGGCCGTGTAACCAAAGTGGTTAAGGGCGGTAGGCGGTTTCGTTTTAACGCTTTAGTGGTTGTGGGCAATAAAAATGGGCTTGTAGGCTTTGGTTTGGGCAAGGCTAAGGAAGTCCCTGATGCGATTAAAAAAGCGGTAGATGATGCGTTTAAAAACCTAATCCATGTAACCATTAAAGGCACGACTATCGCTCATGATATTGAGCATAAATACAACGCAAGCCGTATTTTACTCAAACCGGCAAGTGAGGGAACGGGAGTGATTGCTGGGGGTTCAACGCGCCCTATCGTGGAATTAGCAGGCATTAAGGATATTCTCACCAAATCTTTAGGCTCCAATAACCCCTATAATGTGGTGCGCGCGACTTTTGACGCTTTAGCGAAAATCAAGGCGTAG
- the rplR gene encoding 50S ribosomal protein L18, protein MNAKALYKKKALRDRRKLRIKSKLLGDALRPRVSVFRSNRYFYAQAIDDVKQSTITHIDGRKMGFKNTQEDAKKLGALFAEELKKAGIERAVYDRNGYLYHGVVAAFAESLRENGIAL, encoded by the coding sequence ATGAACGCAAAAGCATTGTATAAAAAGAAAGCCTTAAGAGATCGCCGAAAATTAAGGATTAAAAGCAAACTCTTAGGCGATGCATTAAGGCCTAGGGTGAGCGTTTTTCGTTCCAACCGCTATTTCTATGCGCAAGCGATTGATGATGTTAAACAAAGCACCATAACGCATATTGACGGCAGGAAAATGGGCTTTAAAAACACGCAAGAAGACGCTAAAAAATTAGGCGCTCTCTTTGCTGAAGAATTGAAAAAAGCAGGGATTGAGCGAGCGGTTTATGACAGGAATGGTTACCTCTATCATGGCGTGGTGGCAGCGTTTGCTGAAAGCTTGAGAGAGAACGGGATTGCTCTATGA
- the rplF gene encoding 50S ribosomal protein L6: MSRIGKRIIEIPSSVQASVEGSKLLFKNSKEKHELETHNRVKITLENNQLSFQPVGEDAQSRAYWGTYGALANNIVIGLSTGFAKTLEVNGVGYKVALGNKTLDLSLGFSHPVKYPIPAGIEMVVEKNTITIKGSDKQKVGQVAAEIRSFRPPEPYKGKGVKYSNEVIIRKAGKTAKK; this comes from the coding sequence ATGTCAAGAATTGGGAAAAGAATCATTGAAATTCCAAGCTCTGTGCAAGCGAGCGTTGAAGGGAGCAAGCTTCTTTTTAAAAACAGCAAAGAAAAGCATGAGTTAGAAACTCACAACCGAGTGAAAATCACGCTTGAAAACAACCAATTGAGCTTCCAGCCTGTGGGCGAAGACGCGCAATCTAGGGCTTATTGGGGGACTTATGGGGCGTTAGCCAACAACATTGTAATAGGCTTAAGCACCGGTTTCGCTAAGACTTTAGAAGTCAATGGCGTGGGCTATAAGGTGGCTTTGGGCAATAAAACTTTGGATTTGAGTTTGGGTTTTAGCCACCCGGTGAAATACCCCATTCCAGCGGGGATTGAAATGGTGGTGGAAAAAAACACGATCACTATCAAAGGGAGCGATAAGCAAAAAGTAGGGCAAGTCGCCGCTGAAATCAGGAGCTTCAGACCCCCAGAGCCATACAAGGGCAAGGGCGTGAAATACAGCAATGAAGTCATTATTAGAAAAGCTGGTAAAACAGCCAAAAAATAA
- the rpsH gene encoding 30S ribosomal protein S8, translating to MVNDIIADSLTRLRNASMRRLEFTQLYYAKIVVSILEIFKEKGFIKDFNVKDKDKKQSVYVQLAYDEKGHSKISEVKRLSKPGRRVYKQKNELKRFKNGYGVIVVSTSKGVITNEEAYRQNVGGEVLCSIW from the coding sequence ATGGTAAATGATATAATTGCAGATTCATTAACTCGTTTGAGAAACGCTTCTATGCGCCGCTTAGAATTCACACAGCTTTATTACGCAAAGATCGTGGTTTCTATTTTAGAGATTTTTAAAGAAAAAGGTTTCATTAAAGATTTCAATGTCAAAGATAAAGACAAGAAACAATCGGTTTATGTGCAATTGGCTTATGATGAAAAAGGGCATTCAAAAATCAGCGAAGTGAAGCGCTTAAGCAAGCCCGGTCGTCGTGTGTATAAGCAAAAAAACGAGTTGAAGCGCTTTAAAAATGGCTATGGCGTGATTGTGGTAAGCACTTCTAAAGGGGTGATCACCAACGAAGAAGCTTACAGACAAAATGTCGGCGGCGAAGTGCTTTGCAGCATTTGGTAA
- a CDS encoding type Z 30S ribosomal protein S14 — MAKKSMIAKAQRKPKFQVRAYTRCRICGRPHSVYRDFGLCRVCLRKMGSEGLIPGLRKASW; from the coding sequence ATGGCTAAAAAATCAATGATAGCAAAGGCTCAAAGGAAACCAAAATTTCAAGTAAGAGCTTATACTAGATGCCGCATTTGTGGGAGACCTCATTCGGTGTATAGGGATTTTGGACTTTGTAGGGTGTGCTTAAGAAAAATGGGCAGTGAGGGACTCATCCCAGGCTTGAGAAAAGCTAGTTGGTAA
- the rplE gene encoding 50S ribosomal protein L5 → MFGLKQFYQNEVKAKLAQELDIKNPMLLPKLEKIVISVGAGAHAKDMKIMQNIAQTISLIAGQKAVITKAKKSVAGFKIREGMAVGAKVTLRNKRMYNFLEKLIVISLPRVKDFRGISRNGFDGRGNYTFGINEQLIFPEVVYDDIMVSHGMNITMVTSTDNDKEAFKLLELLGLPFAKVR, encoded by the coding sequence ATGTTTGGTTTGAAACAATTTTATCAAAATGAAGTGAAGGCAAAACTCGCTCAAGAATTAGACATCAAAAACCCCATGCTTTTACCCAAGCTAGAAAAAATCGTTATCAGCGTGGGCGCTGGGGCTCATGCAAAAGACATGAAAATCATGCAAAATATCGCGCAAACGATTTCTTTGATTGCAGGGCAAAAAGCGGTTATCACTAAAGCGAAAAAATCCGTTGCAGGCTTTAAGATCAGAGAAGGCATGGCGGTAGGGGCGAAAGTTACCTTAAGGAATAAACGCATGTATAATTTCTTAGAAAAGCTGATTGTGATTTCTTTACCCAGAGTGAAAGACTTTAGAGGGATTTCACGGAATGGTTTTGATGGGCGTGGGAATTACACTTTTGGGATCAATGAGCAGTTGATTTTCCCAGAAGTGGTTTATGATGATATTATGGTCAGTCATGGCATGAACATCACTATGGTAACTTCTACAGACAACGATAAAGAAGCGTTCAAGTTGTTAGAATTGCTTGGATTGCCTTTTGCAAAAGTGAGATAA
- the rplX gene encoding 50S ribosomal protein L24, which produces MKSEIKKNDMVKVIAGDDKGKVAKVLAVLPKTSQVVVEGCKVVKKAIKPTDDNPKGGFIHKEKPMHISNVKKA; this is translated from the coding sequence ATGAAAAGCGAAATCAAAAAAAATGACATGGTGAAAGTCATTGCAGGAGACGATAAGGGTAAGGTCGCTAAGGTTTTAGCGGTGTTGCCTAAGACTTCTCAAGTGGTTGTTGAAGGGTGTAAAGTGGTGAAAAAAGCGATTAAACCTACTGATGATAACCCTAAAGGGGGCTTTATCCATAAAGAAAAGCCCATGCACATTTCCAATGTGAAGAAAGCCTAA
- the rplN gene encoding 50S ribosomal protein L14: MIQSFTRLNVADNSGAKEIMCIKVLGGSHKRYASVGSVIVASVKKAIPNGKVKRGQVVKAVVVRTKKEIQRKNGSLVRFDDNAAVILDAKKDPVGTRIFGPVSREVRYANFMKIISLAPEVV, translated from the coding sequence ATGATACAGAGTTTTACAAGATTGAATGTCGCTGACAATAGCGGCGCTAAAGAAATCATGTGCATTAAGGTGTTAGGAGGCAGCCATAAACGCTATGCGAGTGTGGGTAGCGTGATCGTGGCTTCCGTGAAAAAAGCTATCCCTAATGGTAAGGTGAAGCGCGGTCAAGTAGTCAAAGCCGTTGTGGTGAGAACGAAAAAAGAAATCCAAAGGAAAAATGGTTCTTTGGTGCGTTTTGATGACAATGCAGCAGTGATTTTGGACGCTAAAAAAGATCCGGTTGGCACAAGGATTTTTGGGCCAGTGAGCCGAGAAGTGCGTTACGCTAATTTCATGAAAATTATTTCTCTAGCGCCGGAGGTTGTATAA
- the rpsQ gene encoding 30S ribosomal protein S17, whose protein sequence is MNTKEPHKRLVQGKVISKFAEKSAVILVERKVVHEKYRKIVKKFKKYTIHDENNQVKVGDFVSAIECRPLSKTKSFTLKEILVVGV, encoded by the coding sequence ATGAATACAAAAGAGCCGCATAAGAGGTTAGTGCAAGGCAAGGTTATCAGCAAGTTTGCTGAAAAAAGCGCTGTGATTCTTGTGGAAAGAAAAGTGGTGCATGAAAAATACCGCAAGATTGTTAAAAAGTTTAAAAAATACACCATCCATGATGAAAACAATCAGGTGAAAGTAGGGGATTTTGTGAGCGCGATTGAGTGCAGACCGCTTTCTAAAACCAAGTCTTTCACGCTTAAAGAAATTTTAGTAGTGGGAGTATAA
- the rpmC gene encoding 50S ribosomal protein L29, translating to MKYTELKDKSIKELEELLHAKKAELFELRIKLKAMQLSNPNEIKKARRNIARINTAINAHYSSSAE from the coding sequence ATGAAATATACTGAATTGAAAGATAAAAGTATCAAGGAATTAGAAGAGTTGTTGCATGCTAAAAAAGCGGAGCTTTTTGAGTTGCGCATTAAGTTAAAGGCTATGCAATTGAGTAATCCTAACGAGATTAAGAAAGCCAGAAGAAATATCGCCCGCATTAACACGGCCATTAATGCGCATTATTCTTCTAGCGCTGAGTAA
- the rplP gene encoding 50S ribosomal protein L16 — MLMPKRTKYRKQMKGRNRGKAHRGNSIAFGDIAIKAIEHGRIDSRQIESARVAMTRHIKRAGKVWIRVFPDKPLTAKPLETRMGKGKGSVEKWVMNIKPGRIVYEMLGIEEGLAREALALAQSKLPFKTKIVTCESENEIY; from the coding sequence ATGTTAATGCCAAAAAGAACAAAATACAGAAAGCAAATGAAAGGGCGCAATCGTGGGAAAGCCCATCGTGGTAACTCTATTGCGTTTGGGGATATTGCGATTAAAGCCATAGAGCATGGGAGGATTGATTCACGCCAGATTGAATCCGCAAGGGTGGCCATGACAAGGCACATTAAAAGAGCGGGTAAGGTGTGGATTAGAGTGTTCCCTGATAAGCCTTTGACCGCTAAACCTTTAGAAACCAGGATGGGTAAAGGTAAGGGCTCTGTGGAAAAATGGGTGATGAATATCAAGCCGGGCAGAATCGTTTATGAAATGCTAGGCATTGAAGAAGGACTAGCGAGAGAAGCCTTAGCGTTAGCTCAGAGCAAACTTCCTTTTAAAACCAAAATTGTAACTTGTGAGAGCGAAAATGAAATATACTGA
- the rpsC gene encoding 30S ribosomal protein S3, whose amino-acid sequence MGQKVNPVGLRLGINRNWTSRWFPSARTAPSNIDEDNKIRKFLKKELYYAGVSEIVIERAAKKLRVTVVAARPGLIIGKKGVDIEKVKEGLKTLIKKEVSINIKEVKRPQADAQLAAENVATQLEKRVAFRRAMKKVMQAALKSGAKGIKVRVSGRLAGAEIARTEWYMEGRVPLHTLRAKIDYGFAEAMTVYGIIGVKVWIFKGEVLQKGIQFEKKEEAKEEREPRRSRRGRQ is encoded by the coding sequence ATGGGACAAAAAGTTAATCCGGTAGGTTTAAGATTAGGTATTAATAGGAATTGGACTTCCAGATGGTTCCCTAGCGCTCGCACCGCTCCAAGCAATATTGATGAAGACAATAAGATTAGGAAATTCCTTAAAAAAGAGCTTTATTATGCCGGCGTGAGCGAGATTGTGATTGAAAGAGCGGCTAAAAAACTGCGCGTTACGGTCGTAGCGGCTCGACCAGGGCTTATCATTGGTAAAAAAGGCGTGGATATTGAAAAAGTCAAAGAAGGCTTAAAAACGCTCATCAAAAAAGAAGTCTCCATTAATATTAAAGAAGTCAAACGCCCCCAAGCTGACGCCCAATTAGCCGCAGAAAATGTAGCCACCCAGTTAGAAAAAAGGGTCGCTTTCCGCCGCGCGATGAAAAAGGTCATGCAAGCGGCGTTAAAATCCGGCGCTAAAGGGATCAAGGTGCGCGTTTCTGGCCGTTTAGCAGGGGCTGAAATCGCTCGCACCGAATGGTATATGGAAGGGCGCGTGCCTTTACACACCTTAAGGGCTAAGATTGATTACGGCTTTGCTGAAGCGATGACGGTATATGGTATTATTGGCGTGAAAGTGTGGATTTTCAAAGGGGAAGTTTTGCAAAAAGGAATCCAATTTGAGAAAAAAGAAGAGGCTAAAGAAGAAAGAGAGCCTAGAAGAAGCAGAAGAGGGAGGCAATAA
- the rplV gene encoding 50S ribosomal protein L22: MSKALLKFVRLSPTKVRLIARQIQGMNAELAIASLEFTPNKAARVLSKVVASAVANGSLDAKSALIVSCRVDAGPVLRRSIPRAKGRATAIRKPTSHVFVEVAEGKEMKSSKSHKKNQAEGK, from the coding sequence ATGAGTAAAGCGTTATTAAAATTTGTGCGGTTATCTCCTACTAAAGTCAGATTGATTGCAAGACAGATTCAAGGCATGAACGCTGAATTAGCGATCGCTAGTTTGGAATTTACGCCCAATAAAGCGGCTAGAGTGCTTTCAAAAGTGGTGGCTTCTGCGGTCGCTAACGGATCTTTAGACGCCAAGAGCGCTCTGATTGTTTCTTGCAGAGTGGATGCTGGTCCTGTGCTTAGGCGCTCCATTCCAAGGGCTAAAGGCAGAGCCACAGCCATTAGAAAGCCAACATCTCATGTATTCGTAGAAGTAGCAGAAGGGAAAGAAATGAAATCTTCTAAAAGCCATAAAAAAAATCAAGCAGAAGGTAAGTAG
- the rpsS gene encoding 30S ribosomal protein S19, whose product MSRSIKKGPFIDDHLMKKTLKAKEGKDNRPIKTWSRRSTILPEMIGFTYNVHNGRVFVPVYITENHVGYKLGEFAPTRTFKGHKGSVQKKIGK is encoded by the coding sequence ATGTCTAGGTCAATTAAAAAGGGTCCTTTTATAGACGACCACTTGATGAAAAAAACGCTCAAGGCAAAAGAGGGTAAGGATAACCGCCCGATTAAAACATGGTCTAGAAGAAGCACCATTTTGCCTGAAATGATTGGTTTTACTTATAATGTGCATAACGGAAGGGTTTTTGTCCCTGTGTATATCACAGAAAACCATGTGGGTTATAAGTTAGGAGAATTCGCTCCTACAAGAACTTTTAAAGGGCACAAAGGCAGTGTCCAAAAAAAGATTGGCAAGTAA
- the rplB gene encoding 50S ribosomal protein L2, with the protein MAIKTYKPYTPSRRFMSVLDSKDITAKSSVKGLLTKLKATAGRNNNGRITSRHKERGAKKLYRIIDFKRNKYNIEGKVVAIEYDPYRNARIALVVYPDGDKRYILQPSGLKVGDSVIAAEGGLDIKVGFAMKLKNIPIGTVVHNIEMHPGAGGQLARSAGMSAQIMGRENKYTILRMPSSEMRYILSECMASIGVVGNEDFINVSIGKAGRNRHRGIRPQTRGSAMNPVDHPHGGGEGKTGTSGHPVSPWGTPAKGYKTRKKKASDKLIISRKKHK; encoded by the coding sequence ATGGCGATTAAAACTTATAAGCCCTACACCCCAAGCAGACGCTTCATGTCGGTGTTGGACTCTAAAGACATTACCGCAAAAAGCAGTGTCAAAGGCTTGCTCACTAAGCTTAAAGCAACAGCAGGGAGAAACAATAACGGGCGCATCACCAGCCGCCACAAAGAGAGAGGGGCTAAAAAACTCTACCGCATTATTGATTTCAAACGCAACAAATACAACATTGAAGGGAAAGTGGTTGCGATTGAGTATGATCCTTACAGAAACGCGCGCATCGCTCTTGTAGTCTATCCTGATGGGGACAAACGCTACATTTTACAGCCAAGCGGTTTGAAAGTAGGCGATAGCGTTATCGCTGCTGAAGGCGGTTTGGATATTAAAGTGGGCTTTGCGATGAAGTTAAAAAATATCCCTATAGGAACGGTGGTGCATAATATTGAAATGCATCCAGGGGCTGGCGGGCAATTAGCCAGAAGTGCAGGGATGAGCGCTCAAATCATGGGTAGAGAAAATAAATACACCATTCTTAGGATGCCAAGCTCTGAAATGCGCTACATTCTAAGCGAATGCATGGCGAGTATTGGCGTGGTAGGGAATGAGGATTTTATCAATGTCTCTATCGGTAAGGCAGGGCGTAACCGCCACAGAGGCATTCGCCCACAAACTCGTGGTAGCGCTATGAACCCAGTGGATCACCCGCATGGTGGGGGTGAGGGTAAAACAGGGACAAGCGGTCATCCTGTATCGCCTTGGGGCACTCCGGCTAAGGGCTATAAAACGAGAAAGAAAAAAGCTAGCGACAAGCTCATCATTTCCAGAAAGAAACATAAATAA
- a CDS encoding 50S ribosomal protein L23 produces the protein MADIMDIKSILYTEKSLGLQEKGVLVVQTAQNVTKNQLKEVFKTYFGFEPLKINSLKQEGKVKRFRGKLGQRKSFKKFYVKVPEGASIAALGA, from the coding sequence ATGGCAGACATCATGGATATAAAGTCAATTCTTTACACTGAAAAGTCATTAGGATTGCAAGAAAAAGGCGTTTTAGTGGTCCAAACGGCTCAAAATGTAACCAAAAACCAGCTCAAAGAAGTGTTTAAAACTTACTTTGGCTTTGAGCCTTTGAAAATCAATTCTTTGAAACAAGAGGGTAAGGTGAAACGCTTTAGAGGGAAGCTTGGACAAAGAAAGTCGTTTAAGAAATTTTATGTGAAAGTTCCAGAGGGCGCTAGCATTGCCGCCCTTGGCGCGTAG
- the rplD gene encoding 50S ribosomal protein L4 — MSKAIVLDSHLKEKGSVELPKRYEGINSHNLYLYVKHYLSSTRANTAKSKNRAEVSGGGRKPWAQKGGGRARAGSITSPVFVGGGVSHGATNNRNYNLKINKKQKRLALEYALEEKAQANKLFVVEKIAIKGVVEDNKRKHLTKEANQMFQALEQRDTLFVCMNMDEYTELAFSNLKKCLIIDVSELNAYLLAAFSSVVMEEAAFQHVVQDKTEE; from the coding sequence ATGAGTAAGGCCATCGTTTTAGACAGCCATTTGAAAGAAAAGGGTAGCGTGGAGTTACCTAAAAGATATGAGGGCATCAACAGCCATAATCTCTATCTCTATGTGAAACATTATTTATCTTCTACACGCGCTAATACCGCTAAAAGTAAAAACCGCGCTGAAGTGAGTGGGGGCGGTAGGAAGCCTTGGGCGCAAAAAGGGGGCGGAAGGGCCAGAGCAGGGAGCATCACTTCGCCTGTGTTTGTGGGTGGGGGTGTCTCTCATGGGGCCACTAACAACCGCAACTACAACCTTAAAATCAATAAAAAACAAAAACGCTTGGCTTTAGAATACGCTTTAGAAGAAAAAGCGCAAGCGAATAAGCTTTTTGTGGTGGAAAAAATCGCTATAAAAGGCGTGGTTGAAGACAATAAAAGAAAGCATTTGACTAAAGAGGCCAACCAAATGTTCCAGGCTTTGGAGCAACGAGACACTTTGTTTGTGTGCATGAACATGGACGAATACACCGAGTTAGCCTTTAGTAACCTTAAAAAATGCCTCATTATTGATGTGAGCGAGTTAAACGCTTATCTTTTAGCGGCGTTTAGCTCTGTTGTGATGGAAGAAGCAGCGTTTCAGCATGTGGTGCAAGATAAGACAGAGGAGTAA